One Streptomyces drozdowiczii DNA segment encodes these proteins:
- a CDS encoding uroporphyrinogen-III synthase codes for MSPTGPAASDFPVHSAGHVTFLGAGPGDPGLLTLRAVEALASADVLVAEPDVLGVVRCHARAGVSTPELAVVDAQSTAAGVPVLRDAANLVMEAAKGGRRVVRAVAGDPGLDGNAAAEMLACASAGIPFEVVPGVANAVGVPAYAGVPLRDAQGADVRFVDARTATDRCWSEVGASDATCVISTTLDAVAAAAGELVAAGRKPDTPLTVTAGGTTTRQRTWTATLGTIAQVFKQGKVLPSPEGHQPVIAVVGERSSAAQRDQLAWFESKPMFGWKVLVPRTKEQAASLSDQLRSYGAVPHEVPTIAVEPPRTPQQMERAVKGLVTGRYEWIAFTSVNAVKAVREKFEEYGLDARAFAGIKVAAVGEQTAAALIDFGVKPDLVPSGEQSAAGLLEDWPPYDPVFDPIDRVFLPRADIATETLVAGLIELGWEVDDVTAYRTVRASPPPAETREAIKGGGFDAVLFTSSSTVRNLVGIAGKPHNVTVIACIGPATAKTAEEHGLRVDVLSPEPSVHKLAEALAEFGARRRDAAREAGDPVTRPSERRPGARRRRTTT; via the coding sequence TTGAGCCCCACCGGCCCCGCCGCATCCGATTTCCCGGTCCACTCCGCAGGGCACGTCACCTTCCTCGGCGCCGGTCCCGGCGACCCGGGACTGCTGACCCTGCGCGCCGTCGAGGCGCTCGCGAGCGCGGACGTCCTTGTCGCCGAACCGGATGTCCTCGGCGTCGTCCGCTGCCATGCGCGGGCAGGGGTAAGTACCCCTGAGCTGGCGGTTGTTGACGCGCAGTCAACAGCCGCCGGGGTACCTGTTCTCAGGGACGCGGCCAATCTTGTCATGGAGGCCGCGAAGGGCGGCAGGCGGGTCGTCCGTGCCGTGGCCGGAGACCCCGGCCTGGACGGGAACGCCGCCGCCGAGATGCTGGCCTGCGCCTCCGCCGGCATCCCCTTCGAGGTCGTCCCGGGCGTCGCGAACGCCGTCGGGGTGCCCGCGTACGCCGGGGTGCCGCTGCGGGACGCGCAGGGCGCGGACGTACGGTTCGTCGATGCCCGTACGGCCACCGACCGCTGCTGGAGCGAGGTCGGCGCGAGCGACGCCACCTGCGTCATCTCGACGACGCTCGACGCGGTGGCCGCCGCCGCCGGTGAGCTGGTCGCGGCGGGCCGCAAGCCCGACACCCCGCTGACCGTGACGGCCGGCGGCACGACGACCCGCCAGCGCACCTGGACGGCGACCCTGGGGACGATCGCCCAGGTCTTCAAGCAGGGCAAGGTGCTCCCCTCGCCGGAGGGGCACCAGCCGGTCATAGCCGTGGTCGGGGAGCGCAGCTCCGCCGCCCAGCGCGACCAGCTCGCGTGGTTCGAGTCCAAGCCGATGTTCGGCTGGAAGGTCCTCGTGCCGCGTACGAAGGAGCAGGCGGCCTCGCTCTCCGACCAGCTGCGGTCCTACGGCGCCGTGCCGCACGAGGTGCCGACGATCGCCGTCGAGCCGCCGCGGACGCCCCAGCAGATGGAGCGGGCGGTCAAGGGCCTGGTCACCGGCCGGTACGAGTGGATCGCCTTCACCAGCGTCAACGCCGTGAAGGCCGTCCGGGAGAAGTTCGAGGAGTACGGGCTCGACGCCCGGGCCTTCGCGGGGATCAAGGTCGCGGCGGTCGGCGAGCAGACCGCCGCCGCGCTGATCGACTTCGGCGTGAAGCCGGACCTGGTGCCCTCGGGCGAGCAGTCCGCCGCCGGTCTCCTCGAGGACTGGCCGCCGTACGACCCGGTCTTCGACCCGATCGACCGCGTCTTCCTGCCGCGCGCCGACATCGCGACGGAGACCCTGGTGGCCGGGCTGATCGAGCTTGGCTGGGAGGTCGACGACGTCACCGCGTACCGCACGGTCCGCGCCTCGCCGCCGCCGGCCGAGACCCGCGAGGCGATCAAGGGCGGCGGCTTCGACGCGGTGCTCTTCACCTCGTCCTCGACCGTGCGCAACCTGGTCGGCATCGCGGGCAAGCCGCACAACGTGACGGTCATCGCCTGCATCGGCCCCGCCACGGCGAAGACCGCCGAGGAGCACGGGCTGCGCGTGGACGTCCTGTCGCCGGAGCCCTCGGTGCACAAGCTGGCCGAGGCGCTGGCGGAGTTCGGCGCGCGGCGCCGGGACGCGGCGCGGGAGGCCGGCGACCCGGTGACCCGGCCCAGCGAGCGGCGTCCGGGTGCGCGCAGGCGGCGTACGACGACCTGA
- a CDS encoding DUF4232 domain-containing protein, translating to MRSNRIRTTVLAATAALAALSLTACGGNDGTDAKKPAASVRATDDAPTTAPDKDSTAPTDTEPASDTAEPAEKPATEPAGKPGEGAGDSAGKPASQPKPAPKPKTPVTCTGANTKVTVTKVTRPINHLLLTVTNTGDRPCYAYHAPMLRFDGAQAVFRVLRDSRPQAVVTLAPGGSAYAGIGLTGEPNGRKPYPSKHLGVTFADRNDGPVNSASTELTLPAGTYWDDNGFVTYWQSEMDQALVY from the coding sequence ATGCGCAGCAACCGCATCCGCACCACCGTCCTCGCGGCGACCGCCGCCCTCGCCGCGCTCTCGCTCACGGCGTGCGGCGGGAACGACGGCACCGACGCGAAGAAGCCGGCGGCGTCCGTCCGGGCCACCGACGACGCGCCGACGACCGCGCCGGACAAGGACTCCACCGCCCCCACGGACACCGAACCGGCCTCCGACACCGCCGAGCCCGCCGAGAAGCCCGCGACGGAGCCGGCCGGGAAGCCCGGGGAGGGCGCGGGGGACTCCGCCGGGAAGCCCGCGTCCCAGCCGAAGCCCGCGCCGAAGCCCAAGACCCCGGTCACCTGCACCGGCGCGAACACGAAGGTCACCGTCACCAAGGTGACCCGCCCGATCAACCACCTGCTGCTCACCGTCACCAACACGGGCGACCGCCCCTGCTACGCGTACCACGCGCCGATGCTCCGCTTCGACGGCGCGCAGGCGGTCTTCCGGGTGCTCCGGGACAGCCGGCCGCAGGCCGTGGTGACGCTGGCCCCGGGCGGTTCCGCGTACGCCGGGATCGGCCTGACGGGCGAGCCGAACGGCCGGAAGCCGTACCCGAGCAAGCACCTCGGGGTCACCTTCGCGGACCGCAACGACGGGCCCGTCAACTCCGCGTCGACCGAACTGACCCTGCCCGCCGGGACCTACTGGGACGACAACGGCTTCGTCACCTACTGGCAGAGCGAGATGGACCAGGCGCTCGTCTACTGA
- a CDS encoding choice-of-anchor A family protein, with translation MRIPTSAALAALGGALVLGLTVAPAAQAAPASADCTTDAFGIAGRYGEFVLGDDVHSPDAEGAVAVGGNADFKGGFSVGNELTAAQVDALPGRASLVVRGDLLNGGSATVVMKGNAVVGGEVKDRAVELHNGTFAKKADLIDFDGEFAKLRSYSEALAEESATSGATASLDGNRLTLTGTDTGRNVFSVEASQLEKAKEVFVKVPAGATTIVNVTGQTYDMQTAGTTGFFLSGGQDFVLDDKTQSAEDGAVRAKLLWNFPNATKVVKNSQAAWPGSVLAPYAHLELGNAAPVNGSVWVASLHGSGGAETHHFPFTGCLPEVPGTPQPGTTPSGTPSTTPPATATPSPSATPSGTATPSATPSGTTTPGAAVPSPSPSQPEGDLATTGSGNMVPITVGGAVVVAAGAGLVVMARRRKRA, from the coding sequence ATGCGCATACCGACCTCCGCCGCCCTCGCGGCGCTCGGCGGTGCCCTCGTTCTCGGGCTCACCGTCGCTCCGGCCGCCCAGGCCGCCCCCGCCTCGGCGGACTGCACCACCGACGCCTTCGGAATCGCCGGGCGGTACGGCGAGTTCGTCCTCGGGGACGACGTCCACTCCCCCGACGCCGAAGGCGCCGTGGCGGTCGGCGGGAACGCCGACTTCAAGGGCGGGTTCAGCGTCGGCAACGAGCTGACGGCCGCCCAGGTCGACGCACTGCCCGGCCGGGCGTCGCTCGTCGTGCGCGGCGACCTGCTCAACGGCGGTTCCGCCACCGTCGTCATGAAGGGCAACGCCGTCGTCGGCGGCGAGGTCAAGGACCGCGCGGTCGAACTGCACAACGGCACCTTCGCCAAGAAGGCCGATCTGATCGACTTCGACGGCGAGTTCGCGAAGCTCCGGTCGTACTCGGAGGCGCTGGCCGAGGAGTCGGCGACCTCCGGCGCCACCGCGAGCCTCGACGGCAACCGGCTGACGCTGACCGGCACGGACACCGGCCGCAACGTGTTCTCGGTCGAGGCGTCGCAGCTGGAGAAGGCGAAGGAGGTCTTCGTCAAGGTCCCGGCCGGGGCGACGACGATCGTCAACGTCACCGGCCAGACGTACGACATGCAGACGGCCGGCACGACGGGCTTCTTCCTGTCGGGCGGTCAGGACTTCGTCCTGGACGACAAGACGCAGAGCGCGGAGGACGGCGCGGTCCGCGCCAAGCTGCTCTGGAACTTCCCGAACGCCACGAAGGTCGTCAAGAACAGCCAGGCCGCCTGGCCGGGCAGCGTGCTCGCCCCGTACGCGCACCTGGAGCTGGGCAACGCAGCCCCGGTCAACGGCTCGGTCTGGGTGGCCTCGCTGCACGGCTCGGGCGGCGCGGAGACGCACCACTTCCCGTTCACCGGCTGCCTGCCCGAGGTGCCCGGCACCCCGCAGCCCGGCACGACGCCGAGCGGCACGCCCTCCACCACGCCCCCGGCGACCGCCACCCCGTCGCCCTCGGCCACCCCGTCCGGCACCGCGACGCCGTCCGCCACCCCGTCGGGCACGACGACCCCGGGCGCCGCGGTCCCGTCGCCCAGCCCCTCGCAGCCCGAGGGCGACCTGGCGACGACCGGTAGCGGCAACATGGTCCCCATCACCGTCGGAGGCGCCGTGGTCGTCGCCGCCGGTGCGGGCCTCGTGGTCATGGCCCGCCGCCGCAAGCGCGCCTGA
- a CDS encoding glutaredoxin family protein encodes MSALLRRRKKNPAERVVTLVGKPGCHLCDDAREVVRAVCEETGASWEEKDITRDEELYREYWEQIPVVLVDNEQHTFWRVDPARLRSALLS; translated from the coding sequence ATGAGTGCCTTGCTGCGTCGTAGGAAGAAGAATCCCGCCGAGCGTGTGGTGACCCTGGTCGGGAAGCCCGGCTGTCACCTCTGTGACGACGCCCGGGAGGTGGTGCGCGCCGTGTGCGAGGAGACCGGCGCCTCCTGGGAGGAGAAGGACATCACCCGGGACGAGGAGCTGTACCGGGAGTACTGGGAGCAGATCCCGGTGGTGCTCGTGGATAACGAACAGCACACGTTCTGGCGGGTCGACCCGGCGAGACTGCGCAGCGCGCTGCTTTCCTGA
- the lysS gene encoding lysine--tRNA ligase, giving the protein MPTVAQSQSSTETDWVSRFADEVIAESERRAPGKPVVVASGLSPSGPIHLGNLREVMTPHLVADEIRRRGYTVRHLISWDDYDRYRKVPNGVPGIDASWAEHIGKPLTSVPAPAGSAYPNWAEHFKAAMTASLDELGVEYDPISQTEQYLAGTYREQILHAMRHRADIDAILDRYRTKKDPAAAGKGGKKPQQKKVDEAELEAEAGSGAAAEDDGSGGSGGYFPYKPYCGNCEKDLTTVTSYDDDTTELNYTCTACGFAETVRLSEFNRGKLVWKVDWPMRWAYEGVIFEPSGVDHSSPGSSFVVGGQIVREVFDGVQPIGPMYAFVGISGMAKMSSSKGGVPTPADALKIMEAPLLRWLYARRRPNQSFKIAFDQEIQRLYDEWDSLARKVADGTVLPADAAAYSRAIGTAAGELPSTPRPLPYRTLASVADITAGAEDQTLRILSELDPANPLTSLDEARPRLDRAESWITTQVPAEARTIVRDEPDKELLGSLDDQGRESLRLLLEGLDTHWSLDGLTTLVYGVPKVLAGLEPDAKPTPELKTAQRSFFALLYRLLVSRDTGPRLPTLLLAVGADRVRRLLGA; this is encoded by the coding sequence GTGCCGACCGTGGCTCAGAGTCAGAGCAGCACCGAGACCGACTGGGTCTCCCGCTTCGCGGACGAGGTCATCGCCGAATCGGAGCGTCGTGCGCCTGGCAAACCGGTCGTCGTCGCCTCCGGCCTCTCCCCGTCCGGCCCGATCCACCTGGGCAACCTCCGCGAGGTCATGACCCCGCACCTGGTCGCCGACGAGATCCGCCGCCGCGGGTACACCGTGCGTCACCTGATCTCCTGGGACGACTACGACCGCTACCGCAAGGTGCCGAACGGCGTCCCCGGCATCGACGCGTCCTGGGCCGAGCACATCGGCAAGCCGCTGACCTCGGTGCCCGCCCCGGCCGGGTCCGCCTACCCGAACTGGGCCGAGCACTTCAAGGCCGCCATGACCGCGTCCCTGGACGAGCTGGGCGTCGAGTACGACCCGATCAGCCAGACCGAGCAGTACCTCGCGGGTACCTACCGCGAGCAGATCCTGCACGCCATGCGCCACCGCGCGGACATCGACGCCATCCTCGACCGCTACCGCACCAAGAAGGACCCGGCGGCGGCCGGCAAGGGCGGCAAGAAGCCCCAGCAGAAGAAGGTCGACGAGGCCGAGCTGGAGGCCGAGGCCGGATCCGGCGCGGCCGCCGAGGACGACGGCTCCGGCGGCTCCGGCGGCTACTTCCCGTACAAGCCCTACTGCGGCAACTGCGAGAAGGACCTCACCACCGTCACCTCGTACGACGACGACACCACCGAGCTGAACTACACCTGCACCGCCTGCGGCTTCGCCGAGACGGTCCGGCTCAGCGAGTTCAACCGGGGCAAGCTGGTCTGGAAGGTCGACTGGCCCATGCGCTGGGCGTACGAGGGCGTGATCTTCGAGCCCAGCGGCGTCGACCACTCCTCGCCCGGCTCCTCCTTCGTCGTCGGCGGCCAGATCGTCCGCGAGGTCTTCGACGGCGTCCAGCCGATCGGGCCGATGTACGCCTTCGTCGGGATCTCCGGCATGGCCAAGATGTCCTCCTCCAAGGGCGGCGTGCCCACCCCGGCCGACGCGCTGAAGATCATGGAGGCCCCGCTGCTGCGCTGGCTCTACGCCCGCCGCAGGCCCAACCAGTCCTTCAAGATCGCCTTCGACCAGGAGATCCAGCGGCTCTACGACGAGTGGGACTCGCTGGCCCGCAAGGTCGCCGACGGCACGGTCCTCCCGGCCGACGCCGCCGCGTACAGCCGCGCGATCGGCACGGCCGCCGGTGAGCTTCCGAGCACGCCGCGCCCGCTGCCGTACCGCACGCTCGCCTCGGTCGCGGACATCACGGCCGGCGCGGAGGACCAGACGCTGCGCATCCTCAGCGAGCTGGACCCGGCGAACCCGCTCACCTCGCTGGACGAGGCCCGCCCGCGCCTCGACCGCGCCGAGAGCTGGATCACCACCCAGGTCCCGGCCGAGGCCCGCACGATCGTGCGCGACGAGCCGGACAAGGAGCTGCTCGGCTCGCTGGACGACCAGGGCCGCGAGTCGCTGCGGCTGCTCCTGGAGGGCCTGGACACGCACTGGTCCCTGGACGGCCTGACCACGCTCGTCTACGGCGTGCCGAAGGTCCTCGCGGGCCTGGAGCCCGACGCCAAGCCGACGCCCGAGCTGAAGACCGCCCAGCGGTCCTTCTTCGCCCTGCTCTACCGGCTGCTCGTCAGCCGCGACACGGGGCCGCGCCTGCCCACGCTGCTGCTCGCGGTGGGGGCGGACCGGGTGCGGAGGCTCTTGGGCGCGTAG
- a CDS encoding redox-sensing transcriptional repressor Rex — MATGRNHRPATRSRGIPEATVARLPLYLRALTALSERSVPTVSSEELAAAAGVNSAKLRKDFSYLGSYGTRGVGYDVEYLVYQISRELGLTQDWPVAIVGIGNLGAALANYGGFASRGFRVAALIDADPAMAGTPVAGIPVQHADDLDRIISENGVSIGVITTPPGAAQQVCDRLVAAGVTSILNFAPTVLSVPEGVDVRKVDLSIELQILAFHEQRKAGEEGVDTAPDPAAPPVRATTTGRKGPDGDMPAVMPA, encoded by the coding sequence GTGGCAACTGGCCGAAATCACCGACCGGCGACCCGTAGCCGAGGAATTCCCGAGGCCACCGTCGCCCGACTCCCGCTGTATCTCCGCGCGCTGACCGCGCTCTCCGAGCGCTCGGTCCCCACGGTCTCCTCCGAGGAGCTCGCCGCGGCGGCGGGGGTCAACTCCGCGAAGCTGCGCAAGGACTTCAGCTATCTCGGCTCGTACGGGACGCGCGGCGTCGGCTACGACGTCGAATACCTCGTCTACCAGATCTCGCGCGAGCTGGGCCTCACCCAGGACTGGCCGGTCGCCATCGTCGGCATCGGCAACCTCGGCGCGGCCCTCGCCAACTACGGCGGCTTCGCCTCCCGGGGCTTCCGGGTCGCCGCGCTCATCGACGCCGACCCGGCGATGGCCGGTACGCCCGTCGCGGGCATCCCCGTCCAGCACGCCGACGACCTCGACCGCATCATCAGCGAGAACGGCGTCTCCATCGGCGTGATCACCACCCCGCCCGGCGCCGCCCAGCAGGTGTGCGACCGGCTCGTCGCCGCCGGGGTCACCTCGATCCTGAACTTCGCGCCGACCGTCCTCTCCGTGCCCGAGGGCGTCGACGTGCGCAAGGTGGACCTCTCCATCGAGCTCCAGATCCTCGCCTTCCACGAGCAGCGCAAGGCCGGTGAGGAGGGCGTCGACACCGCGCCCGACCCGGCCGCGCCGCCCGTGCGCGCCACCACCACCGGCCGGAAGGGACCCGACGGGGACATGCCCGCCGTGATGCCGGCATGA
- a CDS encoding phospholipase D-like domain-containing protein: protein MTSGTDDRPELRTAVPVADDALVERAQRLRRRLERLIGIAATEGNELVPLRNGDAIFAAMLDSIRRAEHTVDMMTFVYWRGDIAREFAATLAERARAGVRVRLLLDGFGSRLIEKDQLRAMEDAGVQVAWFRKPLYLSPLKQNHRCHRKVLVVDEETAYTGGVGIAEEWCGDARNENEWRDTHVRLRGPAVDGLAAAFAQNWAECHDELFDARDRFRNIPPRGDAVVQVVRGSASVGWQDMQTLLRVVLETAEERVRIATAYFAPDAFFVELMCAAARRGVEVEILLPGPHTDKRVCQLAGQLYYEQLTACGVKIHHYQPTMMHAKVITVDRVAALIGSTNINRRSLDHDEEVMLAVLDRELTATLDAHFTEDLKASERIEGRRWRRRSVAQRLREASVRPLRRFL, encoded by the coding sequence ATGACCAGCGGCACCGACGACAGACCGGAACTGCGGACAGCGGTGCCCGTCGCCGACGACGCCCTCGTGGAGCGGGCGCAGCGCCTCAGGCGGCGGCTGGAACGGCTCATCGGCATCGCCGCCACCGAGGGGAACGAGCTGGTCCCGCTGCGGAACGGGGACGCGATCTTCGCCGCGATGCTGGACAGCATCCGCCGCGCCGAGCACACCGTGGACATGATGACCTTCGTCTACTGGCGCGGCGACATCGCGCGGGAGTTCGCCGCCACCCTGGCCGAGCGGGCCCGCGCCGGGGTCCGCGTGCGGCTGCTGCTCGACGGGTTCGGCAGCAGGCTCATAGAGAAGGACCAGCTGCGCGCCATGGAGGACGCGGGCGTCCAGGTCGCGTGGTTCCGCAAACCGCTCTACCTCTCGCCCCTGAAGCAGAACCACCGCTGCCACCGCAAGGTCCTGGTGGTGGACGAGGAGACCGCGTACACCGGCGGTGTCGGGATCGCCGAGGAGTGGTGCGGCGACGCGCGGAACGAGAACGAGTGGCGTGACACGCACGTCCGCCTGCGGGGCCCGGCCGTCGACGGACTCGCTGCGGCCTTCGCGCAGAACTGGGCCGAGTGCCACGACGAACTCTTCGACGCACGCGACCGGTTCCGGAACATCCCGCCCCGGGGCGACGCCGTGGTGCAGGTGGTGCGCGGCTCGGCCAGCGTGGGCTGGCAGGACATGCAGACCCTGCTCCGGGTCGTCCTGGAGACCGCCGAGGAGCGCGTCAGGATCGCCACGGCCTACTTCGCCCCGGACGCCTTCTTCGTGGAGCTGATGTGCGCGGCGGCGCGGCGCGGCGTCGAGGTCGAGATCCTGCTGCCGGGCCCGCACACCGACAAGCGGGTCTGCCAGCTCGCCGGGCAGCTGTACTACGAGCAGCTGACGGCGTGCGGCGTGAAGATCCACCACTACCAGCCGACGATGATGCACGCCAAGGTCATCACCGTCGACCGGGTCGCCGCGCTCATCGGCTCCACGAACATCAACCGCCGCTCGCTGGACCACGACGAGGAGGTCATGCTCGCGGTCCTGGACCGGGAACTCACCGCTACGCTCGACGCCCACTTCACGGAGGACCTGAAGGCGAGCGAGCGCATCGAGGGCCGGAGGTGGCGGCGCAGGTCCGTCGCACAGCGGCTCCGCGAGGCGTCGGTGCGGCCGCTGCGCCGCTTCCTGTGA
- a CDS encoding glutamyl-tRNA reductase, whose amino-acid sequence MSLLLVGLSHRSAPVSVLERASLAADTQAKLLQDTLAAEPAAEAAVLATCNRIELYADVDKFHAGVAELSTLLAQHSGVGLDELTPYLYVHYEDRAVHHLFSVACGLDSMVVGEGQILGQIKDALALGQELHTAGRLLNDLFQQALRVGKRAHSETGIDRAGQSLVTFGLEQLADGRDTAAWAKGKRALVIGAGSMSSLAAATLARSGVAEIAVANRTRARADRLVEILNQPGGTGVRARAVEMAEVTGELTRADIAVSCTGATGLVLTAETVAGAIGLDHVPDPASGLIPAQSTGPERLALLDLAMPRDIDAAAGRLDGVRLVDIESLAEASADAPMAADVDQVRTIVADEVAAFGAAQRAAHITPTVVALRTMAAGVVADEIARLDGRLPDLDEKQRAEITQAVRRVVDKLLHAPTVRVKQLASEPGGAGYADALRELFDLDPQTVAAVSRADLNDPNRGRS is encoded by the coding sequence ATGAGCCTGCTCCTCGTGGGTCTGAGCCACCGCAGCGCCCCCGTCTCCGTACTGGAACGCGCCTCGCTGGCCGCCGACACCCAGGCCAAGCTGCTCCAGGACACCCTGGCGGCCGAGCCCGCCGCCGAGGCCGCCGTCCTCGCCACCTGCAACCGCATCGAGCTGTACGCCGACGTGGACAAGTTCCACGCGGGCGTCGCCGAGCTGTCCACGCTCCTCGCCCAGCACAGCGGCGTCGGGCTGGACGAGCTGACGCCGTATCTCTACGTGCACTACGAGGACCGGGCCGTCCACCACCTGTTCTCGGTGGCCTGCGGGCTCGACTCGATGGTCGTCGGCGAGGGCCAGATCCTCGGCCAGATCAAGGACGCGCTCGCCCTCGGCCAGGAGCTGCACACCGCGGGGCGGCTGCTCAACGACCTCTTCCAGCAGGCCCTGCGCGTCGGCAAGCGCGCCCACAGCGAGACCGGGATCGACCGGGCCGGGCAGTCGCTCGTCACCTTCGGCCTGGAACAGCTCGCCGACGGCCGCGACACCGCCGCCTGGGCCAAGGGCAAGCGCGCCCTCGTCATCGGCGCCGGCTCCATGTCCTCGCTGGCCGCCGCCACGCTGGCCCGCTCCGGCGTCGCCGAGATCGCCGTCGCCAACCGCACCCGGGCCCGCGCCGACCGCCTGGTCGAGATCCTGAACCAGCCCGGCGGTACGGGGGTGCGCGCCCGGGCCGTGGAGATGGCCGAGGTCACCGGCGAACTGACGCGTGCCGACATCGCCGTCTCCTGCACCGGCGCCACCGGACTCGTGCTCACCGCCGAGACCGTCGCCGGGGCGATCGGGCTGGACCATGTGCCCGATCCGGCGAGCGGCCTGATCCCGGCGCAGTCCACCGGGCCCGAGCGCCTGGCGCTGCTGGACCTCGCCATGCCGCGCGACATCGACGCGGCGGCCGGCCGCCTCGACGGTGTGCGCCTCGTCGACATCGAGTCGCTCGCGGAGGCGTCGGCCGACGCCCCGATGGCCGCCGATGTGGACCAGGTGCGCACCATCGTCGCCGACGAGGTCGCCGCCTTCGGGGCCGCCCAGCGCGCCGCCCACATCACCCCGACCGTCGTCGCCCTGCGCACGATGGCCGCCGGCGTGGTCGCGGACGAGATCGCCCGGCTGGACGGACGCCTCCCCGACCTGGACGAGAAGCAGCGCGCCGAGATCACGCAGGCCGTGCGCCGCGTGGTCGACAAGCTCCTGCACGCGCCCACCGTGCGGGTCAAACAGCTCGCCAGCGAGCCCGGCGGCGCCGGGTACGCGGACGCGCTGCGCGAACTCTTCGACCTCGACCCGCAGACGGTCGCCGCCGTCTCCCGGGCAGACCTGAACGACCCGAATAGAGGGCGGTCATGA
- a CDS encoding HAD family hydrolase, giving the protein MAALGWLTPRRRSATARSVLAGEAAAEAARKSSLEAESAVAETEPEEPEFPVVGDERAAAFFDLDNTVMQGAALFHFGRGLYKRKFFERRELTRFAWQQAWFRLAGVEDPEHMQDARDSALSIVKGHRVSELMSIGEEIYDEYMADRIWPGTRALAQAHLDAGQRVWLVTAAPVETATIIARRLGLTGALGTVAESVDGVYTGRLVGEPLHGPAKAEAVRALAAAEGLDLARCAAYSDSHNDIPMLSLVGHPYAINPDTKLRKHARARDWRLRDYRTGRKAAKVGIPAAAGVGALAGGTAAAVALHRRRR; this is encoded by the coding sequence ATGGCCGCTCTTGGATGGCTCACCCCCCGCAGGCGTTCCGCCACCGCTCGCAGTGTGCTGGCGGGCGAGGCGGCGGCGGAGGCCGCGCGGAAGTCCTCACTGGAAGCCGAGTCCGCCGTCGCGGAGACCGAGCCGGAGGAGCCCGAGTTCCCCGTCGTCGGCGACGAACGGGCCGCCGCCTTCTTCGACCTGGACAACACCGTGATGCAGGGCGCCGCGCTCTTCCACTTCGGCCGCGGCCTGTACAAGCGGAAGTTCTTCGAGCGGCGCGAGCTCACCCGGTTCGCCTGGCAGCAGGCGTGGTTCCGGCTGGCCGGCGTCGAGGATCCGGAACACATGCAGGACGCCCGCGACAGCGCGCTGTCCATCGTCAAGGGTCACCGCGTCTCCGAGCTGATGTCCATCGGCGAGGAGATCTACGACGAGTACATGGCCGACCGCATCTGGCCCGGCACCCGCGCCCTGGCCCAGGCCCACCTGGACGCCGGCCAGCGGGTCTGGCTGGTCACCGCCGCCCCGGTGGAGACCGCCACGATCATCGCCCGCCGGCTCGGCCTGACCGGCGCGCTCGGCACGGTCGCCGAATCGGTCGACGGGGTCTACACCGGACGCCTGGTCGGCGAACCCCTGCACGGTCCGGCGAAGGCCGAGGCGGTCCGCGCCCTGGCGGCGGCGGAGGGCCTGGACCTGGCGCGCTGCGCCGCGTACAGCGACTCGCACAACGACATCCCGATGCTGTCGCTGGTGGGCCACCCGTACGCGATCAACCCGGACACCAAGCTCCGCAAGCACGCCCGCGCCCGCGACTGGCGGCTGCGCGACTACCGCACCGGCCGCAAGGCGGCCAAGGTCGGCATCCCGGCCGCCGCCGGTGTCGGCGCCCTCGCGGGCGGCACGGCCGCGGCCGTCGCCCTGCACCGCCGCCGCCGCTGA